In the Deinococcus ficus genome, one interval contains:
- a CDS encoding acyl-CoA dehydrogenase C-terminal domain-containing protein, with protein sequence MPTYKAPLRDIKFVMTELLEAGPQLASLPFYQDNDTADLDLITQVMEEAARFVETEVQPLNQVGDREGCVRDEHGEVKTPTGFKAAYKKFCDAGWPALDADPQYGGQGMPHLVSMTLNEMLNSASVAWGMYPGLSHGAYSALHAVGSEELKNLYLPKIVSGQWSGTMCLTEPHAGTDLGIIRTKASDNGDGTYNITGTKIFISAGEHDLTENIVHLVLARLDGSPEGTKGISLFLVPKFIPNADGSVGERNAVVCGSLEHKMGIHGNATAVLNFDQAKGWLVGEINKGMNHMFIMMNAARLGTGLQGLGLGEVSYQNALAYAKDRLQMRHEPRVLPSENADPILVHPDVRRMLLTGKAYNEAGRALAMWLALSLDVEHHHPDEAKRKEAGDLVALLTPVAKAFMTDNGFQTAVLSQQVFGGHGYIQEWGMEQFVRDARIGQIYEGTNGIQSLDLLGRKVLMDGGKKLQKLAGTLQEFAESHEDDEHIGDYVNQLGKAAQQLGSLTMVIGQKAMSGPEGADEVNAAAVDYLRFFGHVVYGYLWARMAKIAQEKIDAGQDRDGFYLSKVQTAKFYFAKLFPETKALAATIKAGNESLAVDDKAVFGWEQGLVTA encoded by the coding sequence ATGCCCACCTACAAAGCGCCCCTTCGTGACATCAAATTCGTGATGACTGAACTGCTGGAAGCCGGCCCCCAGCTCGCCAGCCTGCCCTTCTACCAGGACAACGACACCGCCGACCTCGACCTGATCACCCAGGTCATGGAGGAAGCCGCCCGCTTCGTGGAGACCGAGGTGCAGCCCCTGAACCAGGTCGGCGACCGCGAAGGCTGCGTGCGCGACGAGCACGGTGAGGTGAAGACCCCCACCGGCTTCAAGGCCGCCTACAAGAAGTTCTGCGACGCCGGCTGGCCCGCCCTGGACGCCGATCCGCAGTACGGCGGGCAGGGCATGCCGCATCTGGTCAGCATGACCCTGAACGAGATGCTGAACAGCGCCAGCGTCGCCTGGGGCATGTACCCCGGCCTGTCGCACGGCGCGTACAGCGCCCTGCACGCCGTCGGCAGCGAAGAACTGAAGAACCTGTACCTGCCGAAGATCGTCAGCGGGCAGTGGAGCGGCACCATGTGCCTCACCGAACCGCACGCCGGTACGGACCTGGGCATCATCCGCACCAAGGCCAGCGACAACGGCGACGGCACCTACAACATCACCGGCACCAAGATCTTCATCAGCGCCGGCGAGCACGACCTGACCGAGAACATCGTGCACCTCGTCCTGGCCCGCCTGGACGGCAGCCCCGAAGGCACCAAGGGCATCTCGCTGTTCCTGGTGCCCAAGTTCATCCCGAACGCCGACGGCAGCGTGGGCGAGCGCAACGCTGTGGTGTGCGGCAGCCTGGAACACAAGATGGGCATCCACGGCAACGCCACCGCCGTGCTGAACTTCGATCAGGCCAAGGGCTGGCTGGTCGGCGAGATCAACAAGGGCATGAACCACATGTTCATCATGATGAACGCCGCCCGCCTCGGCACCGGCCTGCAGGGCCTCGGGCTGGGCGAGGTGTCCTACCAGAACGCCCTGGCCTACGCCAAGGACCGCCTGCAGATGCGCCACGAACCGCGCGTGCTGCCTTCCGAAAACGCCGATCCCATCCTGGTGCACCCGGATGTGCGCCGCATGCTGCTGACCGGCAAGGCCTACAACGAGGCCGGCCGCGCGCTTGCCATGTGGCTGGCCCTCAGCCTGGACGTGGAACACCACCACCCGGACGAGGCCAAACGCAAGGAAGCCGGCGACCTGGTCGCGCTGCTCACCCCGGTCGCCAAGGCCTTCATGACCGACAACGGCTTCCAGACCGCGGTGCTCAGCCAGCAGGTCTTCGGCGGGCACGGCTACATCCAGGAGTGGGGCATGGAGCAGTTCGTGCGTGACGCCCGCATCGGGCAGATCTACGAGGGCACCAACGGCATCCAGAGCCTGGACCTGCTGGGCCGCAAGGTCCTGATGGACGGCGGCAAGAAACTCCAGAAACTGGCCGGCACCCTGCAGGAATTCGCCGAAAGCCACGAGGACGACGAGCACATCGGCGACTACGTGAACCAGCTCGGCAAGGCCGCGCAGCAGCTCGGGAGCCTCACCATGGTGATCGGGCAGAAGGCCATGAGCGGCCCGGAGGGCGCCGACGAGGTGAACGCCGCCGCCGTGGACTACCTGCGCTTCTTCGGGCACGTCGTGTACGGGTACCTGTGGGCCCGCATGGCGAAGATCGCCCAGGAGAAGATCGACGCCGGGCAGGACAGGGACGGCTTCTACCTGAGCAAGGTCCAGACCGCGAAGTTCTACTTCGCCAAGCTGTTCCCCGAAACCAAGGCGCTGGCCGCGACCATCAAGGCCGGTAACGAGAGCCTCGCCGTGGACGACAAGGCCGTCTTCGGCTGGGAGCAGGGGCTCGTCACGGCGTAA
- a CDS encoding Crp/Fnr family transcriptional regulator, with translation MNYPSLVWHLKRTELFADLELAELERVAATTPYRSYAPGEVIYRMDDPADALYFVRSGLVKISKLFPNGKEAILGVIGQHDTFGELLLQPEERRPTQAEALERTMLIVLPRNELQKLLATKPDLAMKLIRLMAARLFEAQSWTATVSAYSAPERVASLLYRLSREFGRPHAQGVELALKLNQEDIARMVGATRETVSHSLGKLKQEGAIYRARSPIIVRMEALRDYIERGT, from the coding sequence ATGAACTATCCAAGTCTGGTCTGGCACCTCAAGCGCACGGAGCTGTTCGCCGACCTGGAACTTGCCGAGCTGGAACGCGTCGCCGCCACCACTCCCTACCGTTCCTACGCCCCGGGCGAGGTCATCTACCGCATGGACGACCCCGCCGACGCCCTGTACTTCGTGCGCAGCGGGCTGGTCAAGATCAGCAAGCTGTTCCCCAACGGCAAGGAAGCCATCCTGGGCGTCATCGGCCAGCACGACACCTTCGGCGAGCTGCTGCTGCAGCCCGAGGAACGCCGCCCCACCCAGGCCGAGGCGCTCGAACGCACCATGCTGATCGTCCTGCCCCGCAACGAACTGCAAAAACTCCTGGCGACCAAACCCGACCTCGCCATGAAACTCATCCGCCTGATGGCCGCCCGGCTGTTCGAGGCCCAGAGCTGGACCGCCACCGTCAGCGCCTACAGCGCCCCCGAACGCGTCGCCAGCCTGCTGTACCGCCTCTCCCGCGAATTCGGCCGGCCGCACGCGCAGGGCGTGGAACTCGCCCTGAAACTCAACCAGGAAGACATCGCCCGCATGGTCGGCGCCACCCGCGAGACCGTCAGCCACAGCCTGGGCAAACTCAAGCAGGAAGGCGCCATCTACCGCGCCCGCTCGCCCATCATCGTCCGCATGGAAGCCCTGCGCGACTACATCGAACGCGGCACCTGA
- a CDS encoding 2-oxoacid:ferredoxin oxidoreductase subunit beta, giving the protein MTGAGRATDGIGADVKAPDTTGPVSPAPVSPPAERAPAVNSAGLTKNDYRGLPSTLCPGCGHDSISSRIIDACYQLGVKPHQVLKLSGIGCSSKSPAYFLNGAHGINTVHGRMPSVATGAMLAQRNHLALAVSGDGDSGSIGLGQFKHVIRRNVPMVYIIENNGVYGLTKGQFSATADEGQRLKAVGLNELPALDLCAEAIVAGAGFVARSFAGDARQVTELLKAAIRFGGTAIIDVVSPCVTFNNHDESTKSYSYGKAHEVPIHDVTFVPDFEEIRVDYAPGEVVTVQLHDGPAVQLRKLDREYDPTDRLGALRLIEEGQRAGQLITGLLYIDPGRRTLLDTTHIVPTPLALLPETLTRPSRESLREVMAQFR; this is encoded by the coding sequence ATGACAGGCGCGGGCAGGGCGACGGACGGCATCGGCGCGGACGTGAAGGCGCCGGACACGACAGGACCGGTCTCCCCGGCGCCGGTCTCTCCTCCGGCGGAGCGGGCCCCGGCGGTGAACAGCGCCGGACTCACGAAGAACGATTACCGCGGCCTGCCGAGCACCCTGTGCCCCGGCTGCGGGCATGACAGCATCTCCAGCCGGATCATCGACGCGTGCTACCAGCTGGGCGTGAAGCCGCACCAGGTGCTGAAACTCTCGGGAATCGGGTGTTCCAGCAAGTCCCCGGCGTACTTCCTGAACGGCGCGCACGGCATCAACACGGTGCACGGCCGCATGCCGAGCGTGGCGACGGGCGCCATGCTCGCGCAGCGGAACCACCTCGCGCTGGCGGTGTCCGGGGACGGGGACAGCGGCAGCATCGGGCTGGGACAGTTCAAGCACGTGATCCGCCGGAACGTGCCGATGGTGTACATCATCGAGAACAACGGCGTGTACGGCCTGACCAAGGGGCAGTTCTCGGCCACGGCCGACGAGGGCCAGCGGCTCAAGGCGGTCGGTCTGAACGAGCTGCCGGCGCTGGACCTGTGCGCCGAGGCGATCGTGGCGGGCGCGGGGTTCGTGGCGCGCAGCTTCGCCGGGGACGCCCGGCAGGTCACGGAGCTGCTCAAGGCCGCGATCCGCTTCGGCGGCACGGCGATCATCGACGTCGTCTCGCCGTGCGTGACCTTCAACAACCACGACGAGAGCACGAAGAGTTACAGCTACGGCAAGGCGCACGAGGTGCCCATTCACGACGTGACCTTCGTGCCGGACTTCGAGGAGATCCGGGTGGACTACGCGCCCGGCGAGGTGGTCACCGTGCAGCTGCACGACGGACCGGCCGTGCAGCTCAGGAAACTGGACCGCGAGTACGATCCCACCGACCGGCTGGGCGCGCTGCGGCTGATCGAGGAGGGGCAGCGCGCCGGGCAGCTGATCACGGGCCTGCTGTACATCGATCCGGGCCGCAGGACGCTCCTGGACACCACGCACATCGTGCCCACGCCGCTGGCCCTGCTGCCCGAGACGCTGACCCGGCCCAGCCGCGAGAGCCTGAGGGAGGTCATGGCGCAGTTCCGCTGA